The following are from one region of the Arachis duranensis cultivar V14167 chromosome 10, aradu.V14167.gnm2.J7QH, whole genome shotgun sequence genome:
- the LOC107470268 gene encoding protein CPR-5 — MDALASPRHRSTIEIPSAEHNSENQKDTDCSSPMPEIVNCASEVAEPINRCENGTLMKRRASLGDSEATSSTSSVRKTKRKGVAFKRRNSRVAVARRKRGNVDEIGLPLGMSFAAVMAQVLYRRDAAAESMSPTHLSSMCTSAIRESLANVFGDKLDGLTRNFEQSFGSTLSTLRLIYESSTNNEGNKVNDMKKEIPNPKLSLDKKDFSRDIVIEDGNSGAASPTEYVNRNGMKENIHVDSVSRHMDPVDRGLILHGQQNQLISFSRSSSGSVIDNPIVSVFEKSIVEQSRSNDLKEIELGFTMRKLKLKEAQLSLNMDSNNLERSKLAMGASKVSFKVEKFKNQLEDTKYGELSKKCIDCLIAGLFLMSSSLLYGAYVYSYERIVEVTESCSPSTEDSSSWWTPKSVSYFNSRLNILWCQVQVMSRMIFGVLMIFAIAYLLLMRSTTSSQNMPVTFILLMLGVGCGYCGKLCVDTLGGNGYVWLLYWETLCLLHFFCIGFTSVFYQVLYGPVTPAQTFKENPIIRYWIRRFLFYATLLAFLPLLCGLTPFASLLEWKDHLLLKVSDFSEIDS, encoded by the exons ATGGACGCTCTTGCTTCTCCCCGCCACCGCTCCACAATTGAAATTCCCAGCGCAGAACACAATAGCGAGAATCAGAAGGACACCGATTGCTCGAGTCCTATGCCTGAGATCGTGAATTGCGCCTCGGAAGTAGCAGAACCGATTAACAGATGCGAGAACGGAACCCTAATGAAGAGAAGGGCCAGCCTTGGTGATTCCGAAGCGACGTCGTCGACGAGTTCCGTGCGGAAAACGAAACGCAAGGGGGTGGCGTTCAAACGACGGAACTCTAGAGTCGCCGTTGCTCGCCGGAAAAGGGGTAATGTGGACGAAATTGGCCTTCCTCTTGGAATGTCGTTTGCCGCCGTTATGGCTCAG gTTCTGTATAGAAGAGATGCAGCAGCTGAAAGCATGTCGCCCACTCATCTTTCGTCG ATGTGCACCTCAGCTATCAGAGAATCGCTAGCCAAT GTTTTCGGAGACAAGCTGGATGGCCTGACGAGGAATTTTGAGCAGTCTTTTGGTAGCACATTGAGTACACTTAGATTAATTTATGAATCATCTACAAACAATGAAGGGAATAAAGTTAATGATATGAAGAAGGAAATTCCAAATCCTAAATTGAGTCTTGACAAAAAGGATTTCTCAAGAGATATTGTCATTGAAGATGGAAATTCTGGGGCAGCATCTCCTACTGAATATGTTAATCGCAATGGGATGAAGGAGAACATTCATGTGGATTCAGTTAGTCGTCATATGGATCCAGTTGATCGTGGTCTGATTTTGCATGGGCAACAAAATCAGTTGATATCTTTTTCTCGAAGCTCTTCTGGGTCAGTAATTGATAATCCTATCGTCAGTGTTTTTGAGAAATCTATTGTAGAGCAGTCTCGTTCTAATGACCTCAAGGAAATAGAACTTGGCTTTACAATgagaaaattgaaattgaaagaggCACAGTTGTCTCTCAACATGGATTCGAATAACCTAGAAAGATCTAAGTTAGCCATGGGAGCATCAAAGGTGTCTTTCAAAGTTGAAAAGTTTAAGAACCAGTTAGAAGATACAAAATATGGAGAGCTGAGTAAAAAGTGCATAGATTGTCTTATTGCTGGTCTGTTTCTTATGTCATCTTCACTGCTGTATGGTGCTTATGTATACTCCTATGAAAGGATTGTTGAGGTCACCGAATCATGTTCGCCATCAACTGAG GACTCTTCCTCTTGGTGGACTCCCAAATCAGTGTCCTATTTCAATTCAAGGTTGAATATTTTGTGGTGTCAAGTTCAAGTTATGAGCCGAATGATATTTGGTGTCTTGATGATATTTGCAATTGCATATTTGCTCCTCATGAGGTCAACAACATCATCACAGAATATGCCAGTTACTTTCATCCTTTTGATGTTAGGAGTTGGTTGCGGATAttgtggcaagctgtgtgtagaTACATTGGGAGGGAATGGTTATGTGTGGCTCTTATATTGGGAGACGCTGTGCTTGCTGCATTTCTTCTGTATTGGCTTCACATCCGTTTTCTACCAAGTCCTTTATGGACCCGTTACGCCAGCACAAACATTTAAGGAGAATCCCATTATCCGGTACTGGATTCGCCGATTTCTGTTCTATGCTACTTTGCTCGCGTTTCTACCGTTGCTTTGTGGTCTCACGCCTTTTGCAAGCCTATTAGAATGGAAAGACCATTTATTATTGAAGGTGTCAGATTTTAGCGAAATCGATTCCTAA